Proteins from one Desulfonema limicola genomic window:
- a CDS encoding FeoA family protein, protein MKTINMRQMCKNQEGIISSVTARGVVAQRIREMGLVSGTPVRIQGRAPLNDPVALRLMGFTLALRNNEADFIQVEVQ, encoded by the coding sequence ATGAAGACAATAAACATGAGACAAATGTGCAAAAACCAGGAAGGTATTATTTCATCAGTTACAGCAAGAGGAGTTGTGGCCCAGCGTATCAGGGAAATGGGTCTTGTTTCAGGTACTCCTGTCAGGATTCAAGGCCGCGCTCCTTTAAACGATCCTGTTGCTTTAAGGCTTATGGGTTTTACCCTGGCATTAAGAAATAATGAAGCAGATTTTATCCAGGTGGAGGTTCAATAA
- a CDS encoding PaaI family thioesterase produces the protein MTKDIHICNSDEKNAFQDYYPDDYSHCFGCGRLNEQGLQIKSFWDGDESVCRFLPKNHFTGGRKDILYGGLIASLMDCHGAGTAAAAKLREQGIEIEKGEMPKFVTASMKVDYLAPTPVDTEIELRGKVKEIKGRKVIVDVSLAAGQKICAKGELIFVQLRE, from the coding sequence ATGACCAAAGATATTCATATCTGTAATTCAGATGAAAAAAATGCTTTTCAGGATTATTATCCAGATGATTATTCCCACTGCTTTGGATGCGGCAGGTTAAATGAGCAGGGTCTGCAGATAAAAAGTTTCTGGGATGGGGATGAAAGTGTGTGCCGGTTTTTGCCGAAAAATCATTTTACAGGCGGAAGAAAGGATATTCTCTACGGGGGTTTGATAGCCTCGCTTATGGACTGCCACGGAGCAGGAACCGCAGCTGCTGCAAAGCTCAGGGAACAGGGCATTGAAATTGAAAAAGGCGAAATGCCGAAATTTGTTACTGCTTCAATGAAAGTTGATTACCTGGCTCCAACTCCTGTTGATACAGAAATAGAATTGCGGGGAAAGGTTAAAGAAATAAAAGGACGTAAGGTAATTGTGGATGTCAGTCTTGCGGCAGGTCAAAAGATTTGTGCAAAAGGAGAATTGATTTTTGTACAATTAAGGGAATAA
- a CDS encoding enoyl-CoA hydratase codes for MLNEKFLNENDLVLLSVKDHICTLTLNRPRHYNALSMPMIESISTALDKINEDKEIHVVILAGNGPGFCSGHDLKEICENKNQAYTEALFSKCSQMMLKILKLNQPVIAKVHSIATAAGCQLAASCDLVAASEKAQFATPGVNIGLFCSTPMVALTRSVSRKHAMEMLLTGDMFSAEHAFNIGLVNKVVKEHELDSTVEELALKIASKSPLTVSIGKRAFYKQIELGISDAYEYANAVMCQNMLKNDADEGIRAFIEKRQPKWTGS; via the coding sequence ATGCTTAATGAAAAATTTTTAAATGAAAATGATTTAGTACTGCTTTCTGTTAAAGATCATATATGTACCTTAACCTTAAATCGTCCAAGACACTACAATGCTTTATCCATGCCCATGATTGAATCTATTTCCACAGCCCTGGACAAAATCAATGAGGATAAAGAAATACATGTTGTCATTCTTGCAGGAAACGGCCCTGGTTTTTGTTCAGGCCATGATCTGAAAGAGATTTGTGAAAACAAAAATCAGGCATATACTGAAGCACTTTTTAGTAAATGCTCTCAAATGATGCTGAAAATTTTAAAGTTAAATCAGCCTGTTATTGCAAAGGTACATTCAATAGCAACAGCAGCAGGATGCCAGCTTGCCGCTTCATGCGATCTTGTGGCTGCATCAGAAAAAGCACAATTTGCAACCCCAGGGGTTAATATCGGGCTTTTCTGTTCAACGCCAATGGTGGCTCTTACCCGCAGTGTAAGCAGAAAACATGCAATGGAAATGCTTTTGACAGGAGACATGTTTTCAGCAGAACATGCCTTTAATATTGGTCTGGTCAACAAGGTTGTAAAAGAACATGAGCTTGACAGCACAGTTGAAGAGCTTGCCTTGAAGATTGCTTCCAAATCTCCCTTAACTGTATCTATTGGAAAACGTGCTTTTTATAAGCAGATTGAGCTTGGAATTTCAGATGCTTATGAATATGCAAATGCAGTCATGTGTCAAAATATGCTGAAAAATGATGCTGATGAAGGGATAAGAGCTTTTATTGAAAAACGCCAGCCCAAATGGACAGGCTCTTAA